TACCGATTTTAACCAAGTGGATAGTGTTAGAATGATTTTAGGACATCCAAACCTAAGTAATACGAAAAAAACTGGCATTTTCAGACATTTATCTGGATATGACAAAACCTTAGATGAGACAACAGAACAGACCTTTGTAAGTTCTATAAATTTTCACAATAAAAACAACCACCGACTTTGGTGGTCAAGTGATTTTCAGTTGGGGTACGACCCTTGTGTGTGTGAACACGAGAGTCAGTTAACACTAGATTTCAAATCAGTAAAAGACCAAAATATTAATTTATTTGGCCGGATTGTAGGCCAGCAACAAAACATTAATGCGTTCGATGCTGATTTTCTTACCAATGAGTCAATAGAGGCTGCGGCGAACTCAGGTTCAGGCGGTTCCTTATTGTTCAAATCGTTCGGTTCTTTATTGGACAATTACGATAAACAACTGCGGGACTATGACACCCGTTTGCAGAGCTTTAACTCACCCATGAACCAAGCCATCAGGCAAATTATTTTGGCGGCAAAAAACGGGGTACTAAACAATTCAGGAGCATTTGTAGCCACTGCCATCGGGGGTATTGCAGTACGTGCCTTGGTAAATATCAACGGTGCTGCTTCGTCGGATACCACAACGGCAAAAAAATGGGGCGAAGAAGCCAGCAAGGCGGTAAAAGGTGAGTTGGGCAAGGCGTTGGATATGGTGGTTACGGGTAATTTCGGGAAAGACTTTATGACCGCTCCGCAACGCCCAACCATGCCTACGGCCTCTTTCAGTGAAATGAGGTTAACTGGTTCAATTACAGATGTTGCTTCAATTCAGGTTACTAATTTCCTCACTCCTGGTACTTACAAGTACCCTCAAGACTTAACACCGCAAAATTACCCTGCTTATAATAACGCAGTGGGACTATTTGCCTTGTTGCGAAAACCCCGTATTAATAAACTATTTACCAATTCGTTGACCAAAACGCTGACAAATGAATTTATTACCGCCCCACAGGTTATAAGCCCTGCCAACCCTATGATTGTTGAAACTATCCATGTGAAACAACAAACATGGAAACAAGATTACAAGTTGTTTTTGCGTTTTAAAGAGCCTCTTAAATACAAACTTAACAGGGCGTTAGATTTTGACGACATTCAAACAAAGGTGTATGCGAGTTTTGTGGTTGAATTGGAAAATAAATTGCAGGACTCTACTTGCTTTAACAACTTTCATGTTGAAAACCAAAGCGACAACCTTTTCGTCAGAAATGCGTTTCCTCCCGTGGCAGGCGAACCCTATAAAATTGTATTGGAGAGTAAGTGGCAAAATGTGTACGACATAGGGGAGGTTCTTTTTGACGGGGATTTTTCAACCATTTTTAATACCGAAGAGAAAGCAGCTATTTGGACAATTACAGATGATAACGGTCACAGCACTACCCAACAGGGGGAGTTCTTAACCTGCTTTAACGGTCCCGACCCCTTATTCAAAATTAAACAAATCAAAATGAAGGTGGCCGCAGATATGTATTTTAACCAATTAGGAAGCAACGGACTGCAAAACAGTACTTTTCAAAGTTTCACGTATTTGTTGTTTAATGACAGCTTGGGCATCAACCTGTTTGATACAACCTCTGACCTTAGCAAACTAACTTTGGTAAAACAACCGTTATTGGTATTAACTAACGAAACCATTGAAACCACCGACCCGTTTGTTTTTAAAACCGATGGGACAACAATTTATGTGAACGCGGAGCAAATAGAACTGAATGGAAATATTGACGTTCAAACGGGCTATAAAGCAGAACTTCATGCAACAAAAAGCATCCGTTTTGTATCGGGAAATACGAATATCAGCAACAAAATCAGGTTTAAAAATGTAGCTGCATTCTCAAACTTCGGCAAGAACCCCGAAACATCTCAAAGTGAAATTGAGGCGTTCTGTCAAGACCAAAATAATGGTTACAAAGCATTGCAAACGGCAAACAAAACGGATGAAGAAAGCTCTGTACCTGAAACAGAAGAACCTATTGCAAAAATTGAGACCAAAGTGTACCCCAACCCCGCTTCAAATGTTGTGAGCGTATCAATAGAAACGGATGAGGAAAAGGAATATACCTTCCAAGTTTACGATTTAATGGGCAGGGTTCTAATTAACGAGACCCTTAAAGGAGCTAACCAGCCTTTGTTTGAGATTACAACTGACCAACTGGCAAATGGCACCTACTTATTGCGCATTAACTCACAAGACGGTGCAATTGCTGAAACCCACAGAATAGTTATTTTAAAATAGCTACAACTCCAATTTATATAATAGTCCCATTTGAAGGGATGCACAGTGTTTTTACACCATAGCCGCACCAATCGGTGCGGCTATTTTAAACCCTTTACCTGAAACAAGATGATGCAACCCGCACACCGATGGAATG
The DNA window shown above is from Bacteroidota bacterium and carries:
- a CDS encoding T9SS type A sorting domain-containing protein; translation: MNLKNIFFGAVFILSSAQLCAQNCVRLIRTQHDNPTNDELATYFPGKVNPWLNTFDFAKIGGAGFSDIILNPTAGWVLPGFTGGTLSLVSPFSSSMGTEYQYLQQPTLGAPAQKDIHWEDGWELMWMNTGYYPNGEPLNFKNPNRILTDPLGLANARVPYIILYNRYTGKLRVFANLFTDFNQVDSVRMILGHPNLSNTKKTGIFRHLSGYDKTLDETTEQTFVSSINFHNKNNHRLWWSSDFQLGYDPCVCEHESQLTLDFKSVKDQNINLFGRIVGQQQNINAFDADFLTNESIEAAANSGSGGSLLFKSFGSLLDNYDKQLRDYDTRLQSFNSPMNQAIRQIILAAKNGVLNNSGAFVATAIGGIAVRALVNINGAASSDTTTAKKWGEEASKAVKGELGKALDMVVTGNFGKDFMTAPQRPTMPTASFSEMRLTGSITDVASIQVTNFLTPGTYKYPQDLTPQNYPAYNNAVGLFALLRKPRINKLFTNSLTKTLTNEFITAPQVISPANPMIVETIHVKQQTWKQDYKLFLRFKEPLKYKLNRALDFDDIQTKVYASFVVELENKLQDSTCFNNFHVENQSDNLFVRNAFPPVAGEPYKIVLESKWQNVYDIGEVLFDGDFSTIFNTEEKAAIWTITDDNGHSTTQQGEFLTCFNGPDPLFKIKQIKMKVAADMYFNQLGSNGLQNSTFQSFTYLLFNDSLGINLFDTTSDLSKLTLVKQPLLVLTNETIETTDPFVFKTDGTTIYVNAEQIELNGNIDVQTGYKAELHATKSIRFVSGNTNISNKIRFKNVAAFSNFGKNPETSQSEIEAFCQDQNNGYKALQTANKTDEESSVPETEEPIAKIETKVYPNPASNVVSVSIETDEEKEYTFQVYDLMGRVLINETLKGANQPLFEITTDQLANGTYLLRINSQDGAIAETHRIVILK